One segment of Leeia aquatica DNA contains the following:
- a CDS encoding electron transfer flavoprotein-ubiquinone oxidoreductase yields the protein MKRDRDMEREYMDYDVVIVGGGPAGLSAAIRLKQLANEAGRELSVVVLEKGSEIGAHTLSGAVMDPQALTELIPDWKAQGAPLNVPVTEDRFLFLSETGATRAPNWLLPKTLHNEGNYIVSLGNVNRWLAQQAEALGVEIFPGFTASQVLWDEERQIVRGVITGDMGVARDGSQKGEYTPGMELRGKYTLFAEGCRGHLGKQLIQHYQLDDGRDAQSYSIGIKELWDIDPAKHKQGLVVHTAGWPLGSDTYGGSFLYHAENNQVVVGLVVGLGYSNPYLSPFEEFQRYKHHPEIRQFLEGGRRLSYGARAIVTGGLQALPKLTFPGGALVGDNAGFLNVPRIKGSHAAIKSGMLAAEAAFEALGADRAHDELSAYTTRFEGSWLHDELHRARNFKPWMSKGGLWLGTLMAGMDLKLFGGKAPWTLHNSTPDHAKLKGKDECEPIAYPKPDGKLSFDRLSSVFLSNTNHEEDQPCHLTLKDASVPISINLARYDAPEQRYCPAGVYEIVRADDGSNPRLQINAQNCVHCKTCDIKDPTQNINWVVPEGGGGPNYPNM from the coding sequence GTGAAAAGGGACCGAGACATGGAACGCGAATACATGGATTACGACGTCGTGATCGTCGGCGGAGGGCCTGCGGGCCTGTCGGCGGCGATCCGGCTCAAGCAGCTGGCCAATGAAGCAGGCCGCGAGCTATCAGTAGTGGTGCTGGAAAAAGGCTCCGAAATCGGAGCGCACACCCTGTCTGGTGCGGTGATGGATCCGCAAGCCCTGACCGAACTGATCCCGGACTGGAAAGCCCAGGGCGCCCCCCTGAATGTGCCAGTCACGGAAGACCGCTTCCTCTTCCTCAGCGAAACCGGTGCCACCCGCGCACCCAACTGGCTGCTGCCCAAAACCCTGCACAATGAAGGCAATTACATCGTCAGCCTGGGTAATGTCAATCGCTGGCTGGCCCAACAAGCCGAAGCGCTGGGCGTGGAAATTTTCCCCGGCTTTACCGCCTCACAGGTGCTGTGGGACGAAGAGCGCCAGATCGTGCGCGGGGTGATTACCGGCGACATGGGCGTGGCGCGTGACGGCAGCCAGAAGGGTGAATACACCCCGGGCATGGAGCTGCGTGGCAAGTACACCCTGTTCGCTGAAGGCTGTCGTGGCCACCTCGGCAAGCAGCTGATCCAGCACTACCAGCTGGACGATGGCCGTGATGCGCAGAGCTACAGCATCGGCATCAAGGAACTGTGGGACATCGACCCGGCCAAGCACAAGCAAGGTCTGGTGGTACACACTGCCGGCTGGCCACTGGGCAGCGATACCTATGGCGGCAGCTTCCTCTACCACGCCGAGAACAATCAGGTGGTGGTGGGGCTGGTGGTGGGACTGGGTTACAGCAATCCTTATCTGAGCCCGTTTGAAGAATTCCAGCGCTACAAGCATCACCCGGAAATCCGTCAGTTTCTCGAAGGGGGCCGTCGCCTTTCCTATGGTGCCCGTGCCATCGTCACCGGGGGCTTGCAGGCGCTGCCGAAGCTGACCTTCCCCGGCGGTGCGCTGGTGGGTGACAATGCCGGTTTCCTGAATGTGCCGCGCATCAAGGGTAGCCACGCCGCAATCAAGAGTGGCATGCTGGCCGCAGAAGCCGCATTTGAAGCCTTGGGAGCCGACCGCGCACATGACGAACTGAGCGCTTACACCACCCGCTTTGAGGGTAGCTGGCTGCACGATGAACTGCATCGCGCCCGTAACTTCAAGCCGTGGATGAGCAAGGGCGGCTTGTGGCTGGGTACGCTGATGGCCGGAATGGACCTGAAGCTGTTTGGTGGCAAGGCTCCTTGGACGCTGCACAACAGCACGCCAGACCATGCCAAGCTGAAAGGCAAGGATGAGTGCGAGCCAATAGCCTACCCGAAACCGGATGGCAAGCTGTCTTTCGACCGCCTCTCCTCCGTCTTCCTCTCCAACACCAATCACGAGGAAGACCAGCCCTGTCACCTGACGCTGAAAGACGCATCCGTCCCCATCAGCATCAATCTGGCCCGTTATGATGCGCCGGAACAGCGCTATTGCCCGGCGGGAGTGTACGAAATCGTACGCGCCGACGATGGCAGCAACCCGCGCCTGCAAATCAACGCGCAGAACTGCGTGCACTGCAAGACCTGTGACATCAAGGATCCCACCCAGAACATCAACTGGGTAGTGCCGGAAGGTGGCGGCGGCCCGAACTACCCCAATATGTAA
- a CDS encoding ABC transporter permease produces the protein MRTSRWSRPLLLSPTVLTLFVFMVLPMGLMAWMSIMAPDTFGGVKWGQYSAEGYVQFLYERDLDDQLVLNGDYLQIFLRSFLLAGMATLATLLIGLPTALYIALQEERARNRLIFLISIPFWTNLLVRAFAWMLLLRNGGLIDSLRPLLGLPDGVLGVLYTPTAVGIVMVYAFLPFMILPIYTSLEKMDWRLVEAAFDLGANRWLAFRRVILPLAMPGIVAGCMLVFIPAIGSYYIPELVGGGKQLMIGNLIQNQFGTARNWPFGAALSFTLLLMVLLAMLAYQWRFRRHTEAA, from the coding sequence ATGCGTACCTCGCGTTGGTCGCGCCCCTTGCTGCTGTCCCCGACGGTACTCACCCTGTTTGTGTTCATGGTGCTGCCGATGGGGCTGATGGCGTGGATGTCCATCATGGCGCCCGACACGTTTGGCGGGGTGAAATGGGGTCAATACAGTGCCGAAGGTTATGTTCAGTTTCTGTACGAACGCGATCTGGACGACCAGCTGGTATTGAACGGTGATTACCTGCAGATTTTCCTGCGCAGCTTCCTGCTGGCCGGGATGGCGACCCTGGCGACCCTGCTGATTGGCCTGCCCACGGCGCTGTATATCGCGCTGCAGGAAGAGCGGGCGCGTAACCGGCTGATCTTTCTGATCTCGATCCCGTTCTGGACCAACCTGCTGGTTCGGGCCTTTGCCTGGATGCTGCTGTTGCGCAACGGCGGGCTGATTGACAGCCTGCGCCCGCTGCTGGGGCTGCCTGACGGGGTGCTGGGGGTGCTGTATACGCCGACGGCGGTAGGCATTGTGATGGTCTATGCCTTCCTGCCCTTCATGATCCTGCCGATTTATACCAGCCTGGAAAAGATGGACTGGCGACTGGTGGAGGCGGCGTTTGATCTGGGTGCCAACCGCTGGCTGGCGTTTCGTCGGGTGATCCTGCCTCTGGCCATGCCGGGCATCGTGGCAGGCTGCATGCTGGTGTTCATCCCCGCCATTGGTTCGTACTACATTCCAGAGCTGGTGGGGGGGGGCAAGCAGCTGATGATTGGTAACCTGATCCAGAACCAGTTTGGTACAGCGCGAAACTGGCCATTCGGTGCGGCCTTGTCCTTTACCCTGCTGCTGATGGTGCTGCTGGCCATGCTGGCGTATCAGTGGCGCTTCCGCCGCCACACGGAGGCCGCATGA
- a CDS encoding FecR domain-containing protein, translated as MSVASPYRRRYLQWGSAATLLAVLPQLSLAASTDTVRRLQGELWINDQPAQLGSPVKVGDVLRTGSDSSAQVVLGKDAYLLRAHTRLQLTPASDDGLVVGVLRLFSGGVLASFGRGNKTLRTPTLTAGIRGTGIYMETQPGGTYFCTCYGQVELTDLQGNRRWISSAHHQSVLSDQGMQDATLLNHTDHELIELDALQGRTPPFVAKPS; from the coding sequence ATGTCTGTTGCCTCGCCATATCGCCGCCGTTATCTGCAGTGGGGTAGCGCTGCCACCCTGCTTGCAGTCTTGCCGCAGTTGTCTCTGGCCGCCAGCACCGACACTGTACGGCGTCTGCAAGGCGAGCTGTGGATCAACGATCAGCCTGCCCAGCTGGGCAGCCCGGTCAAGGTGGGCGATGTCTTGCGTACCGGCTCCGACAGTTCCGCACAGGTGGTGCTCGGCAAGGATGCCTACCTGCTGCGTGCCCATACCCGCCTGCAGCTGACCCCTGCCAGCGATGACGGGCTGGTGGTCGGCGTGCTGCGCCTGTTCAGTGGCGGCGTACTCGCCTCGTTCGGGCGCGGTAACAAAACCCTGCGCACCCCGACCCTGACCGCCGGCATACGCGGCACCGGCATCTATATGGAAACCCAACCGGGCGGCACCTATTTCTGCACCTGCTACGGGCAAGTGGAACTGACCGACCTGCAAGGCAACCGCCGCTGGATCAGCTCCGCCCATCACCAGTCCGTGCTGTCTGACCAAGGGATGCAGGATGCTACTTTGCTGAACCACACAGATCACGAGCTGATCGAGCTGGATGCCCTGCAGGGGCGCACCCCTCCCTTTGTTGCCAAGCCCAGCTGA
- the aguB gene encoding N-carbamoylputrescine amidase: MDCPVAAIQMAAGSWQSTDNIATAERLVRQAAAQGAQVVLLPELFELPYFCTDQDAAHLRLAQPMAGHPTLQRFSRLAAELQLVMPISFFERAGQVYYNSIAMLDADGQVLGVYRKTHIPDGPGYNEKFYFTPGDTGFKVWHTRYGRIGVGICWDQWFPEAARIMALQGAELLLYPTAIGSEPQDPALDSSAHWQRVMQGHAAANVIPVIAANRIGVEQGQRFSQRYYGSSFLTDETGALLVSAGQEDERVLLQTYDLRAIERRRHAWGLFRDRRPQCYGGILSSDGMREIEHAR, encoded by the coding sequence ATGGACTGTCCCGTAGCCGCAATCCAGATGGCCGCTGGTTCATGGCAATCCACAGACAATATTGCTACCGCTGAACGACTGGTGCGACAGGCCGCCGCCCAAGGCGCACAGGTGGTGCTGTTGCCGGAGCTGTTTGAGTTACCCTACTTTTGTACCGACCAGGATGCGGCCCATCTGCGGCTGGCGCAGCCCATGGCGGGTCACCCCACCCTTCAACGCTTCTCCAGGCTGGCGGCAGAATTGCAGCTGGTGATGCCCATCAGTTTCTTTGAGCGGGCAGGGCAGGTCTACTACAACAGCATTGCCATGCTGGATGCCGACGGACAGGTCCTCGGTGTCTATCGCAAAACCCATATCCCGGATGGGCCGGGCTACAACGAAAAATTCTACTTCACGCCTGGCGATACCGGTTTCAAGGTATGGCATACCCGCTATGGCCGTATTGGGGTCGGTATCTGCTGGGACCAATGGTTTCCGGAAGCCGCACGCATCATGGCCTTGCAAGGGGCTGAGCTGTTGCTGTATCCGACCGCCATTGGCAGCGAGCCACAAGACCCGGCGCTGGACTCTTCCGCACATTGGCAGCGGGTGATGCAGGGCCATGCAGCCGCCAACGTGATACCGGTCATCGCCGCCAACCGCATTGGCGTGGAGCAGGGGCAGCGCTTTTCTCAGCGTTACTATGGCTCATCTTTCCTGACTGATGAGACAGGCGCGCTGCTGGTCAGTGCCGGGCAGGAAGATGAACGGGTGCTGCTGCAAACCTACGACCTGCGTGCCATTGAACGCCGCCGCCATGCCTGGGGCCTGTTCCGTGATCGCCGGCCACAATGTTATGGCGGCATCCTCAGCAGTGATGGCATGCGGGAGATTGAGCATGCACGCTGA
- a CDS encoding LysR substrate-binding domain-containing protein, protein MNRSLAGLPAVSQSDSLCAQALKFGGYVQGPPLTAIRVFVVAAESGGFQQAGRQLHLSAGAVAHQVRQLELWLGSALFERLPRGVMLTEAGSQLASQWRPLLSQLEAVAQQHREQQGASHQVSLTLVPSLASSWLMPRLEDFRRQHPRIELNLLASIPSEDLQREGIDIAIRLGTGPWPALAHEPLMPEWYLAVAPPALLRSLSLQQTESWPLLFDRFESRLPEQLDWPRWFALQQLPEGRRLGSTFSHTYLTLEAARHGQGVAIAPLPHLLDDLQSGRLQALPYPALCGPYAYHLLWRKEVAHRPAVQAVCDWLRQQARACQTPPAIQEGLCG, encoded by the coding sequence ATGAACCGCAGTCTAGCGGGCTTGCCAGCGGTGTCGCAAAGCGATAGTTTGTGTGCTCAGGCATTAAAATTTGGGGGCTATGTGCAGGGACCGCCATTAACCGCGATCCGGGTATTTGTTGTCGCTGCGGAGTCGGGAGGTTTCCAGCAGGCGGGGCGGCAATTGCATTTGTCCGCTGGAGCGGTGGCGCATCAGGTCCGGCAGCTGGAACTTTGGCTGGGAAGTGCCCTGTTTGAACGCTTGCCGCGTGGCGTGATGCTGACCGAAGCGGGCAGCCAGCTGGCCAGCCAATGGCGCCCTTTGCTGTCACAGCTGGAGGCGGTGGCGCAACAGCACCGCGAGCAGCAAGGGGCGTCGCATCAAGTGTCGTTGACGCTGGTGCCCTCGCTGGCCAGCAGCTGGTTGATGCCCCGGCTGGAGGATTTCCGACGGCAGCACCCGAGGATCGAGCTGAACCTGCTGGCCAGCATTCCGTCGGAAGACCTGCAGCGCGAGGGGATCGACATCGCGATTCGGCTTGGTACAGGCCCTTGGCCTGCGCTCGCCCATGAACCGCTGATGCCGGAGTGGTATCTGGCGGTGGCCCCCCCGGCCTTGCTGCGCAGCTTGTCATTGCAGCAGACCGAGAGCTGGCCCTTGCTGTTTGACCGCTTTGAATCCAGGCTGCCTGAGCAGCTGGACTGGCCGCGCTGGTTTGCCCTGCAGCAACTGCCGGAAGGGCGGCGGCTGGGTTCGACCTTCTCGCATACCTATCTGACGCTGGAGGCAGCGCGGCATGGGCAAGGCGTAGCCATTGCGCCGCTGCCGCATTTACTGGATGATCTGCAATCGGGGCGACTACAGGCTTTGCCGTATCCTGCCCTGTGCGGCCCCTACGCCTATCATTTGTTGTGGCGCAAGGAGGTGGCACACCGTCCGGCGGTACAGGCGGTGTGCGACTGGCTGCGCCAGCAGGCCAGGGCCTGCCAGACACCACCAGCCATCCAGGAGGGGCTATGCGGGTAG
- a CDS encoding DMT family transporter — translation MPNRHTPAFGLLLILISSAGFGCIPLLAHLAYQDGVNATSLLAQRFLVAITLLLPWVYQRRAQWPDRRQALAYMLMGGVLYTLQAQSYFTALQHASSGLVALLLYVYPILVVLFSAMLRWEPLSWQRGLLLIPAFGGTLLMLSGPVQGSTLGVALGLASALCYAVYILCGSRLRGDALLSGWLILCGAAISNTLLATLQGWQWPSHASGWLGILGLAVFGTVLAITLFLAGMARAGAGPSAIVSTFEPVVTIALGYLLLGERLQPMQWLGGALVLLAVVLLARQTMSAKALAND, via the coding sequence ATGCCGAATCGCCACACACCCGCCTTTGGCCTGTTGCTGATCCTGATTTCTTCCGCAGGCTTTGGCTGCATTCCGTTGCTGGCCCACCTCGCCTATCAGGATGGCGTCAACGCCACCAGCCTGCTGGCGCAGCGTTTTCTGGTAGCCATCACCCTGCTGTTGCCCTGGGTCTACCAAAGACGCGCGCAGTGGCCAGACCGGCGGCAGGCGCTGGCGTACATGCTGATGGGCGGCGTGTTGTATACCCTGCAAGCACAAAGCTATTTCACCGCCTTGCAGCATGCCAGTAGCGGGCTGGTAGCCCTGTTGCTCTATGTCTACCCGATCCTGGTGGTGCTGTTTTCCGCCATGCTGCGCTGGGAGCCGCTCAGCTGGCAGCGCGGTCTCCTGCTGATCCCGGCATTCGGTGGCACCCTGCTGATGCTGTCGGGTCCAGTGCAAGGCTCGACGCTGGGCGTGGCACTGGGGCTGGCTTCGGCACTGTGCTATGCCGTGTATATTCTGTGTGGCAGCCGCTTGCGGGGCGACGCGCTACTGTCTGGCTGGCTGATCCTGTGTGGGGCCGCCATCAGCAACACGCTGCTGGCCACGCTGCAAGGCTGGCAGTGGCCCAGTCACGCCTCGGGCTGGCTGGGCATTCTGGGGCTGGCCGTGTTTGGCACCGTGCTGGCGATCACCCTGTTCCTGGCCGGGATGGCACGCGCCGGGGCAGGCCCCTCGGCGATTGTGTCCACGTTCGAGCCGGTAGTCACCATTGCGCTCGGCTATCTGCTGCTGGGCGAGCGACTACAGCCCATGCAGTGGCTGGGGGGCGCGCTGGTGCTACTGGCGGTGGTGCTGCTGGCGCGGCAAACCATGTCAGCAAAAGCGCTGGCGAACGACTAA
- a CDS encoding ABC transporter ATP-binding protein, with protein sequence MTATRTAIDIDQVCMAFAQGALALDKVSLGIRENEFFTLLGPSGCGKTTLLRLIAGFEQPTSGDIRLHGTSLVGTLPFKRPINTVFQSYALFPHLTVAQNVAFGLEVQRQSTAAIQQTVAEMLALVKLEGMASRKPAQLSGGQQQRVALARALANRPKVLLLDESLSALDLKLRKEMQVELKRLQRETGITFLFVTHDQEEALTMSDRIAVMSGGKVQQVGSPTEIYDHPANRFVARFIGDINLLPATVTSDGYQLGEGVWLPAAAAQPVGQAVTLAVRPERMRVNAPGDGLAATVQEVVYLGTDTLYQLTLEGGHPCQVRMQNDRGAQQRWQRGDRVGLVLDPTAVQVLED encoded by the coding sequence ATGACCGCTACCCGGACGGCGATTGACATTGACCAGGTCTGCATGGCCTTTGCCCAAGGCGCGCTGGCGCTGGACAAGGTTTCTCTGGGCATACGCGAGAACGAGTTTTTTACCCTGCTGGGGCCCTCCGGCTGTGGCAAAACCACTTTGCTGCGGCTGATTGCGGGCTTCGAGCAACCGACTTCGGGCGACATTCGGCTTCATGGCACCTCACTGGTGGGTACCTTGCCGTTCAAGCGCCCCATCAATACCGTGTTTCAAAGCTATGCGCTGTTCCCGCATCTGACGGTGGCACAGAACGTGGCCTTCGGGCTGGAGGTGCAGCGCCAATCCACTGCAGCGATTCAGCAGACGGTGGCGGAGATGCTGGCGCTGGTCAAGCTCGAAGGCATGGCGTCGCGCAAACCGGCGCAGCTTTCGGGCGGGCAGCAGCAGCGGGTCGCACTGGCACGCGCATTGGCCAACCGCCCCAAGGTGCTGTTGCTGGATGAGTCCCTCTCTGCGCTCGACCTCAAGCTGCGCAAGGAGATGCAGGTTGAGCTCAAGCGTCTGCAGCGTGAAACCGGCATCACTTTCCTGTTTGTTACTCACGATCAGGAAGAGGCGCTGACCATGTCCGACCGCATTGCGGTGATGAGCGGCGGCAAGGTGCAGCAGGTGGGCAGCCCGACCGAAATCTATGATCACCCGGCCAACCGGTTCGTGGCCCGTTTCATTGGCGACATCAATCTGCTGCCTGCGACGGTGACCTCCGACGGCTACCAGCTGGGTGAAGGTGTATGGCTGCCTGCCGCGGCTGCCCAGCCCGTTGGCCAGGCGGTGACGCTGGCGGTGCGCCCGGAGCGGATGCGGGTGAATGCACCCGGTGATGGCCTTGCCGCCACGGTGCAGGAGGTGGTCTACCTGGGGACCGATACGCTGTATCAGCTGACGCTGGAGGGCGGGCATCCCTGTCAGGTGCGGATGCAGAACGACCGGGGAGCACAGCAACGCTGGCAACGTGGCGACCGCGTCGGGCTGGTGCTGGATCCGACGGCCGTACAAGTGCTGGAGGATTGA
- a CDS encoding extracellular solute-binding protein, with protein sequence MKWRHLALVVALGMSGVARAGGELNLYNWSDYIPLDLLKKFEKDTGIKVNLDVYDSNETLLAKLKAGAKGYDVIVPSDYMVKIMITEKLLEKIDVNKMPNFKNVTAPLNKPVFDPSRSYTAPYMWGVTGFTYDSTRVPGGKLEDSWKSFFEPPAAMKGQMVALNDVNELFVAASLYLKVDQCTEDPKEAQKVLDLLLKQKPMLAMYNSDGTIERMQAKEVILHHQWNGAAHRTKEKLKSAVFVYPKEGMSFWNDNFAIPVGAKNKDNALKFINWMMAPENIALASNFTGYNNAIQGSDKFLLPALRDDPAVNTPAAYRSRFVPNKLCSTKAMALRDKVWTKLKK encoded by the coding sequence ATGAAGTGGCGTCATCTGGCTTTGGTGGTGGCATTGGGCATGAGCGGCGTGGCCCGAGCAGGTGGGGAGCTGAACCTGTACAACTGGTCGGACTACATTCCGCTCGATTTGCTGAAGAAGTTCGAGAAAGATACCGGCATCAAGGTCAACCTGGATGTGTATGACAGCAATGAAACCCTGCTGGCCAAGCTCAAGGCCGGTGCCAAGGGCTACGACGTGATTGTGCCCAGCGACTATATGGTGAAGATCATGATCACCGAGAAGCTGCTGGAGAAGATTGACGTCAACAAGATGCCGAACTTCAAGAATGTGACGGCACCCCTGAACAAACCCGTATTTGACCCAAGCCGCAGCTATACCGCGCCCTATATGTGGGGGGTCACCGGCTTTACCTACGATTCCACCCGGGTGCCAGGCGGCAAACTGGAGGACAGCTGGAAGAGCTTCTTTGAACCGCCCGCTGCCATGAAGGGGCAGATGGTGGCCCTCAATGATGTCAATGAGCTGTTCGTTGCCGCTTCGCTGTACCTCAAGGTCGACCAGTGCACCGAAGATCCCAAGGAAGCACAGAAGGTGCTGGACCTGTTGTTGAAACAGAAGCCGATGCTGGCGATGTACAACTCGGACGGCACCATTGAGCGCATGCAGGCCAAGGAAGTGATCCTGCACCATCAATGGAACGGCGCGGCGCACCGCACCAAGGAAAAGCTGAAGTCGGCTGTGTTCGTCTACCCGAAGGAAGGGATGTCGTTCTGGAACGATAACTTCGCCATTCCGGTTGGGGCCAAGAACAAGGACAACGCGCTCAAGTTCATCAACTGGATGATGGCCCCGGAAAACATTGCGCTGGCTTCCAACTTTACTGGCTACAACAATGCCATCCAGGGCTCTGACAAATTCCTGCTGCCGGCCCTGCGTGATGACCCGGCTGTGAACACGCCTGCCGCTTACCGTAGCCGCTTTGTGCCCAACAAGCTGTGTTCCACCAAGGCCATGGCCCTGCGCGACAAGGTGTGGACCAAGCTGAAAAAATAA
- a CDS encoding histone deacetylase family protein, whose translation MLTIYSDSHRLHHGQAELIDGEMRPCFEMPSRADMVLARVQAVGLGEVRPPQAFGLEPVLRVHDAGFVQFLQSAWQRWSAAGRSHDALPLVWPVRRLRTDRIPQDIDGLLGYYAMDAGVPITAGTWEAVWQSAQVAMTGAQLLQQGERAAFALCRPPGHHAARDYMGGYCYLNNAAIAVQMLRDQGAERVAVLDVDYHHGNGTQDIFYRRNDVLVASIHGDPRVEYPYFLGYADEIGAGEGEGYNANFPLPHGTVWAAYQQALQAACERVRQFAPDALVVSLGVDTYQEDPISQFKLSSPDYLRMGEHIGGLGCPTLFVMEGGYAVEEIGINAVNVLQGFESAQA comes from the coding sequence ATGTTGACGATTTACAGTGACAGCCATCGCCTGCATCACGGCCAGGCTGAGTTGATCGATGGAGAGATGAGGCCCTGCTTTGAGATGCCCAGCCGTGCCGACATGGTGTTGGCGCGGGTGCAGGCGGTCGGGCTGGGTGAGGTGCGCCCCCCGCAAGCGTTTGGTCTGGAGCCCGTGTTGCGGGTGCACGACGCGGGCTTTGTACAATTTCTGCAATCGGCTTGGCAGCGCTGGTCTGCGGCAGGTCGCAGCCATGATGCCTTGCCACTGGTGTGGCCGGTACGCCGCTTGCGTACTGATCGGATCCCGCAGGATATCGACGGTTTGCTGGGTTACTATGCGATGGATGCCGGGGTACCGATCACCGCAGGTACCTGGGAGGCCGTGTGGCAGAGTGCGCAAGTCGCCATGACCGGCGCACAGCTGCTGCAACAGGGTGAGCGGGCCGCCTTTGCCCTGTGCCGCCCACCCGGACACCATGCCGCCCGTGACTATATGGGTGGCTACTGTTATCTCAACAACGCCGCCATCGCCGTGCAGATGCTGCGTGACCAAGGTGCGGAGCGGGTGGCGGTGCTGGATGTGGATTATCACCACGGCAACGGCACCCAGGATATCTTCTACAGGCGCAACGATGTGCTGGTGGCCTCGATTCATGGCGACCCACGGGTGGAGTATCCCTACTTTCTGGGCTATGCCGATGAAATCGGCGCGGGGGAGGGCGAGGGCTACAACGCTAATTTCCCCTTGCCGCACGGCACCGTCTGGGCCGCTTACCAGCAGGCGCTGCAAGCAGCGTGTGAGCGTGTTCGCCAGTTTGCACCAGACGCCCTGGTGGTGTCGCTGGGGGTGGATACTTATCAGGAGGATCCGATCAGCCAGTTCAAGCTGAGCTCGCCAGACTACCTGCGGATGGGGGAGCACATCGGAGGACTGGGTTGCCCGACCCTGTTCGTGATGGAGGGCGGGTATGCCGTGGAAGAAATCGGCATCAATGCGGTGAATGTGCTGCAGGGCTTTGAGTCTGCGCAAGCCTGA
- a CDS encoding ABC transporter permease, producing the protein MNPHNPLWRFRGVRSLAWLTLVYLYLPIVVLIALSFNANRVATIWTGFSWQWYGVVFDDPNILRAARNSFLIATSATLIATTFATLAALAMSSGRFRGQGLVQAMLGLPMLAPEIVTAVASLLLFLALGLELGMLTVLIAHTVFCIPFAYLPIRARLEGMDPRLFEAAADLYATPQRTFWRVTFPLLLPGILSGAMLAFIVSLDDYVITSFVAGAGSTTLPVHIYGMVRRGISPEVNALSALMLLVSMGFVVLSWLLGRKKP; encoded by the coding sequence ATGAACCCGCATAACCCGCTCTGGCGTTTCCGTGGCGTGCGCAGCTTGGCCTGGTTGACGCTGGTTTATCTGTACCTGCCGATCGTGGTACTGATTGCACTGTCTTTCAACGCCAATCGGGTGGCGACGATCTGGACCGGCTTCTCCTGGCAATGGTATGGCGTGGTGTTTGATGACCCCAACATCCTGCGTGCAGCGCGTAATTCCTTCCTGATTGCCACCAGCGCCACCCTGATTGCCACCACCTTTGCCACCCTGGCGGCGCTGGCGATGTCGTCGGGCCGCTTCCGTGGGCAGGGGCTGGTGCAGGCCATGCTGGGCTTGCCGATGCTGGCGCCGGAAATCGTCACTGCGGTCGCTTCCCTGCTGCTGTTTCTGGCGCTGGGGCTGGAGCTGGGCATGCTCACCGTGCTGATTGCACATACCGTGTTCTGCATTCCCTTTGCCTACCTGCCGATCCGTGCCCGGCTGGAAGGCATGGACCCGCGCTTGTTTGAGGCTGCTGCAGACCTGTATGCCACGCCACAACGTACGTTCTGGCGGGTGACGTTTCCGCTGTTGCTGCCGGGCATTCTTTCCGGTGCGATGCTGGCCTTCATCGTGTCGCTGGACGATTACGTGATTACCTCGTTTGTGGCAGGGGCGGGCAGCACCACGCTGCCGGTACATATCTATGGCATGGTGCGACGGGGCATTTCACCAGAGGTGAATGCGCTGTCGGCACTGATGTTGCTGGTATCCATGGGGTTTGTGGTGTTGTCCTGGTTGCTGGGGCGCAAGAAACCCTGA